The Salinibaculum sp. SYNS191 genome has a window encoding:
- a CDS encoding HVO_0476 family zinc finger protein, which translates to MSDTAERVPLACPACSPDLETVHEVLKPGGQATVRCTECGHVHKEELPEEQTVETDVVVSQDGESFPASVDVPADETLATGEEFLLETEEAIMTVRITSLEVGEGRQDEAVGEDVDTIWTRAVGNVSVNVTAHPKGGRHDETRSYDLQVPGDYEFVVGETDELSNEEFTVEGILVRDDAVGYDFEKLDHDGDSVVAKDIKRLYVRDESTTAWSAW; encoded by the coding sequence ATGAGCGATACAGCAGAGCGGGTCCCGCTCGCGTGCCCCGCCTGTTCGCCGGATCTGGAGACGGTCCACGAGGTCCTCAAGCCCGGCGGCCAGGCGACGGTGCGGTGCACGGAGTGTGGACACGTCCACAAGGAGGAGCTACCGGAGGAGCAGACGGTCGAGACGGACGTCGTCGTCTCGCAGGACGGCGAGTCGTTCCCGGCGTCGGTCGACGTCCCCGCCGACGAGACGCTGGCCACCGGCGAGGAGTTCCTGCTGGAGACCGAGGAAGCCATCATGACCGTCCGCATCACCAGCCTCGAAGTCGGTGAGGGTCGCCAGGACGAGGCCGTCGGTGAGGACGTAGACACCATCTGGACGCGGGCCGTCGGCAACGTCAGCGTCAACGTCACCGCCCACCCGAAAGGTGGCAGGCACGACGAGACGCGCAGCTACGACCTGCAGGTGCCCGGCGACTACGAGTTCGTCGTCGGCGAGACGGACGAACTGAGCAACGAGGAGTTCACCGTCGAGGGCATCCTCGTCCGGGACGACGCCGTCGGCTACGACTTCGAGAAACTCGACCACGACGGCGACAGCGTGGTGGCGAAAGACATCAAACGGCTGTACGTCCGCGACGAGTCGACCACCGCCTGGTCGGCGTGGTAG
- a CDS encoding protein-L-isoaspartate O-methyltransferase family protein, whose amino-acid sequence MDPAVLRDDMVDSLEHESKGCVRSTALSVAMRAVPRHEFVDDERAAYADRAFEHFGTRVLAPSTVGRLLEALDPDADDSVLVVGAGVGYTAAVVAEIVGEQNVQAIDITRRLVYEARDNLRRAGYEGVLVDCRDGANGFPEYAPYDRILLEAAAVRPPRALVDQLAPDGTLVMPLGAHDQALAVVDRDGAAERLGSCAFDPMLVEGEQADTVERNRTRREDREFAERDAQRRKGWELDWIDWDADAPTR is encoded by the coding sequence ATGGACCCGGCGGTGCTGCGGGACGACATGGTCGACAGCCTCGAACACGAGAGCAAGGGCTGCGTCCGGAGCACGGCCCTGTCGGTCGCGATGCGCGCCGTCCCCCGCCACGAGTTCGTCGACGACGAGCGCGCGGCCTACGCCGACCGCGCCTTCGAACACTTCGGGACGCGCGTGCTCGCACCGAGTACCGTCGGCCGACTCCTCGAAGCCCTCGACCCCGACGCGGACGACTCCGTGCTCGTCGTGGGTGCCGGCGTCGGCTACACGGCCGCCGTCGTCGCGGAGATCGTCGGCGAGCAGAACGTCCAGGCAATCGACATCACGCGCCGGCTGGTCTACGAGGCCCGCGACAACCTCCGGCGGGCGGGCTACGAGGGGGTGCTCGTTGACTGCCGCGACGGCGCGAACGGCTTCCCCGAGTACGCGCCCTACGACCGGATTCTGCTCGAAGCCGCGGCCGTGCGCCCGCCGCGGGCGCTGGTCGACCAGCTCGCGCCCGACGGAACGCTGGTGATGCCGCTGGGCGCACACGACCAGGCGCTGGCGGTCGTCGACCGCGACGGCGCGGCCGAACGCCTGGGGTCGTGTGCGTTCGACCCGATGCTCGTGGAGGGCGAGCAGGCCGACACCGTCGAGCGCAACCGCACCCGCCGGGAGGACCGCGAGTTCGCCGAGCGCGACGCCCAGCGCCGGAAGGGGTGGGAACTCGACTGGATAGACTGGGACGCGGACGCGCCGACGCGGTAG
- a CDS encoding type II glyceraldehyde-3-phosphate dehydrogenase yields the protein MIRVGINGYGTIGKRVADAVRQQPDMEVVGVAKTRPNFEASGAVEKGFDLYAAVEERKPLFAEAGIDIAGDVEELVEESDIVVDACPSGIGADNAEMYAEYDTPALLQGGEDEDVVDASFNARSNYDTVAGEDLVRVVSCNTTGLSRLVAPLQEEYGIEKVRATLVRRGGDPAQSGRGPINDILPNPVSLPSHHGPDVNTIFPDLAIDTLGLKVPATLMHMHSINVTLEAEPDAAEVRDLLESQSRTFVIPEWLGLDGAGAIKELAQDAGRPRADIWENCIWGESVSMEGSDLYLFQAIHQESDVVPENVDAIRAVLGEADQQESIERTNEAMGLDEGLAPTRTAAEAPADD from the coding sequence ATGATACGAGTAGGTATCAACGGGTACGGTACCATCGGGAAGCGGGTGGCCGACGCGGTCCGGCAACAGCCGGACATGGAAGTCGTCGGCGTCGCAAAGACCCGGCCGAACTTCGAAGCGTCGGGCGCCGTCGAGAAGGGGTTCGACCTCTACGCGGCCGTCGAGGAGCGCAAGCCCCTGTTCGCCGAGGCCGGCATCGACATCGCCGGCGACGTGGAGGAACTCGTCGAGGAAAGCGACATCGTGGTCGACGCCTGTCCCTCCGGCATCGGCGCGGACAACGCCGAGATGTACGCCGAGTACGACACGCCGGCGCTCCTGCAGGGCGGCGAGGACGAGGACGTCGTCGACGCGAGTTTCAACGCCCGCTCGAACTACGACACCGTCGCGGGCGAGGACCTCGTGCGCGTCGTCTCCTGCAACACGACCGGGCTCTCGCGACTCGTCGCGCCGCTGCAAGAGGAGTACGGCATCGAGAAGGTCCGCGCCACGCTGGTCCGCCGCGGCGGCGACCCCGCCCAGTCCGGGCGCGGCCCCATCAACGACATCCTGCCGAACCCGGTCTCGCTCCCCTCCCACCACGGCCCCGACGTGAACACCATCTTCCCCGACCTCGCCATCGACACGCTCGGGTTGAAGGTACCCGCGACGCTGATGCACATGCACAGCATCAACGTCACGCTCGAAGCCGAACCCGACGCCGCCGAGGTGCGGGACCTGCTCGAATCGCAGTCGCGCACGTTCGTCATCCCCGAGTGGCTCGGACTGGACGGCGCGGGAGCCATCAAGGAACTCGCGCAGGACGCCGGCCGCCCGCGGGCGGACATCTGGGAGAACTGCATCTGGGGCGAGTCCGTCTCGATGGAAGGGTCGGACCTGTACCTGTTCCAGGCAATCCACCAGGAGTCCGACGTGGTTCCGGAGAACGTCGACGCCATCCGGGCGGTGCTGGGCGAGGCCGACCAGCAGGAGAGCATCGAGCGGACCAACGAGGCGATGGGGCTGGACGAGGGCCTCGCGCCGACCCGGACCGCCGCGGAAGCGCCGGCCGACGACTGA
- a CDS encoding DNA-directed RNA polymerase subunit H, with protein MVDVSQHELVPDHTVLDDAALEDVLQEYNIKKTDLPKIKRKDPALPDDAAIGDVVKITRDSRTTDEAVVYRLVVE; from the coding sequence ATGGTAGATGTAAGCCAACACGAACTCGTGCCAGACCATACCGTCCTCGACGATGCAGCACTGGAGGACGTCCTACAGGAGTATAACATCAAAAAGACCGACCTGCCGAAAATCAAGCGCAAAGACCCTGCGTTGCCCGACGATGCGGCCATCGGCGACGTGGTGAAAATCACACGGGACTCACGCACCACAGACGAGGCTGTGGTGTACCGACTGGTGGTGGAATAA
- a CDS encoding DNA-directed RNA polymerase subunit B'', producing MDIADKRDISREYFSRERLAEHHFRSFNAFLDRGMQEVVDEKETIDTDIGDKEGEEPVYVELGDVRVVTPRVREADGSEELLYPQEARLRNITYAAPVFMEMAIIKGGHNEEERVVDQTETKIGRMPIMVGSRKCNIAGFTDEELIDIGEDPADPGGYFIVNGSERVLMTSEDLAPNKILAETDTKYGDTIEVAKTFSQRRGYRALVLVERGRDGLLEVSFPSVSGSVNFVTLVRALGLESDEEIVHRVSDDPEIVKFMLENLEAADVQTTEGAIETLGERVASGQGKNYQLKRANYVIDRYLLPHLHEEGVEEEDVRINKAYYLCRMAEACFELALDRREADDKDHYANKRLKVSGDLMRDLFRTALNKLARDVKYQLERANMRNRQLSVSTVVRSDVLTERLEHPIATGNWVGGRSGVSQLVDRTDYMGVLSHLRRLRSPLSRSQPHFEARDLHATQWGRICPSETPEGPNCGLVKNFAQAMELSQNVEDAQELKHELAEMGVQGIPGIESVEQPADD from the coding sequence ATGGATATCGCAGACAAACGAGACATTTCACGGGAATACTTTTCACGCGAACGGCTCGCAGAACATCACTTCCGGTCGTTCAACGCCTTCCTGGACCGGGGCATGCAGGAAGTCGTCGACGAGAAGGAGACCATCGACACGGACATCGGCGACAAGGAGGGGGAGGAGCCTGTCTACGTCGAACTCGGCGACGTCCGCGTCGTCACGCCCCGCGTCCGGGAAGCGGACGGGAGCGAGGAACTGCTCTACCCGCAGGAGGCGCGCCTGCGCAACATCACCTACGCCGCGCCGGTCTTCATGGAGATGGCCATCATCAAGGGTGGCCACAACGAGGAGGAACGCGTCGTCGACCAGACCGAGACGAAGATCGGGCGCATGCCCATCATGGTCGGCTCCCGGAAGTGCAACATCGCCGGCTTCACCGACGAGGAACTCATCGACATCGGCGAGGACCCCGCCGACCCCGGCGGCTACTTCATCGTCAACGGCTCCGAGCGGGTCCTGATGACCAGCGAGGACCTCGCGCCGAACAAGATTCTCGCCGAGACCGACACGAAGTACGGCGACACCATCGAGGTCGCCAAGACATTCAGCCAGCGCCGCGGCTACCGCGCGCTCGTGCTGGTCGAGCGGGGCCGTGACGGCCTGCTCGAAGTGTCGTTCCCGTCGGTATCGGGTAGCGTCAACTTCGTGACGCTCGTCCGCGCGCTCGGACTCGAATCCGACGAGGAGATCGTCCACCGCGTGAGCGACGACCCCGAGATAGTGAAGTTCATGCTGGAGAACCTGGAGGCGGCCGACGTGCAGACGACCGAGGGCGCAATCGAGACCCTCGGCGAGCGCGTCGCCAGCGGCCAGGGCAAGAACTACCAGCTCAAACGGGCCAACTACGTCATCGACCGCTACCTCCTGCCGCACCTCCACGAGGAGGGAGTCGAAGAGGAGGACGTCCGCATCAACAAGGCCTACTACCTCTGCCGGATGGCCGAGGCTTGCTTCGAACTCGCACTCGACCGCCGCGAGGCCGACGACAAGGACCACTACGCGAACAAGCGCCTGAAGGTCAGCGGCGACCTGATGCGGGACCTGTTCCGGACGGCACTGAACAAGCTGGCACGCGACGTGAAGTACCAGCTCGAACGCGCCAACATGCGCAACCGGCAACTGTCGGTCTCGACGGTCGTTCGCTCGGACGTGCTGACCGAGCGCCTGGAGCACCCGATTGCGACCGGGAACTGGGTCGGCGGCCGCTCGGGCGTCTCACAGCTCGTCGACCGCACGGACTACATGGGGGTGCTTTCGCACCTGCGCCGGCTGCGCTCGCCACTCAGTCGCTCCCAGCCACACTTCGAGGCGCGTGACCTGCACGCGACCCAGTGGGGTCGCATCTGCCCCTCGGAGACGCCGGAGGGGCCGAACTGTGGGCTGGTGAAGAACTTCGCGCAGGCGATGGAGCTCTCCCAGAACGTCGAGGACGCACAGGAACTGAAACACGAACTCGCGGAGATGGGGGTCCAGGGCATCCCCGGCATCGAGAGTGTCGAACAGCCTGCGGACGACTAA
- a CDS encoding aminotransferase class V-fold PLP-dependent enzyme: protein MDPETLRADIPALDDCVYLNTGASGPSPRRVLSAATGFHERHKFEAPCGDGMYPTAMETKERARETIAPFVGADPEELALTRNTVEGINHVAGAIDWEPGDVVVRTDLEHPAGELPWQRLEDLEDIEVREVATERGRLDLDALKTAVADARLLCLSSLTWNFGTRLPISEVVDIAHDADTLVLVDAVQSPGQVPVDVHSWGADFVAGSGHKWLLGAWGSGFLYVDSDRLEDLEPRRIGYFSVDRDAPGDRYTYAPDASRFELGTTALAPYVGLAESVDLFGELGMDTVQSRIERLTDRLKAGLGDRLLSPREYESGLVTFEAEDPDATADRLAEAGVQIRSIPDPHACRVSVHVFNTAADIDQLLDAL, encoded by the coding sequence ATGGACCCGGAGACACTCCGTGCGGACATCCCCGCGCTCGACGACTGCGTGTACCTCAACACCGGCGCGAGCGGGCCGAGCCCGCGCCGCGTGCTGTCGGCGGCCACCGGCTTCCACGAACGTCACAAGTTCGAGGCTCCCTGCGGCGACGGGATGTACCCGACCGCCATGGAGACCAAGGAGCGCGCCCGCGAGACCATCGCCCCATTCGTCGGAGCCGACCCCGAGGAACTCGCGCTGACGCGCAATACCGTCGAGGGTATCAACCACGTCGCCGGTGCAATCGACTGGGAACCCGGCGACGTGGTCGTCCGGACGGACCTCGAACACCCCGCAGGCGAACTCCCCTGGCAGCGCCTGGAGGACCTGGAGGACATCGAGGTCCGCGAAGTCGCGACCGAGCGCGGCCGACTCGACCTGGACGCGCTGAAAACGGCCGTCGCGGACGCGCGCCTGCTCTGTCTGAGCTCGCTCACCTGGAACTTCGGGACCCGACTGCCCATCTCGGAGGTCGTCGACATCGCCCACGACGCTGACACGCTGGTGCTCGTCGACGCGGTCCAGTCCCCCGGGCAGGTCCCCGTCGACGTGCACTCGTGGGGCGCGGACTTCGTGGCCGGGTCTGGCCACAAGTGGCTGCTCGGCGCGTGGGGGTCGGGCTTTCTCTACGTCGACAGCGACCGCCTGGAGGACCTGGAACCGCGCCGTATCGGCTACTTCTCGGTCGACCGCGACGCTCCGGGCGACCGCTACACCTACGCGCCCGATGCCAGCCGGTTCGAACTCGGCACGACGGCGCTCGCCCCCTACGTCGGCCTGGCCGAGAGCGTCGACCTGTTCGGCGAACTCGGTATGGACACCGTCCAGTCGCGCATCGAGCGCCTGACCGACCGGCTGAAGGCGGGGCTGGGCGACCGCCTGCTGAGCCCCCGCGAGTACGAGTCCGGGCTGGTTACCTTCGAAGCCGAGGACCCCGACGCGACGGCCGACCGCCTCGCCGAGGCTGGCGTTCAGATTCGCTCGATTCCGGACCCACACGCCTGTCGCGTCTCGGTCCACGTCTTCAACACCGCAGCAGATATCGACCAGTTGCTGGACGCGCTCTGA
- a CDS encoding fluoride efflux transporter FluC: protein MGVVTSLSPFLLVGVGGVLGALSRHLLGERIDTRTADTLAVNVVGSFVLGALLAAPLDSSLLLVFGTGFCGAFTTFSTFAFETVRLAETGDPQRAAVNAVVNLVGAVAAVLAGGALVTAVL from the coding sequence GTGGGTGTCGTGACGTCCCTTTCGCCGTTCCTGCTCGTCGGGGTCGGCGGGGTCCTCGGCGCGCTCTCGCGGCATCTGCTGGGCGAGCGCATCGACACCCGGACGGCCGATACGCTCGCCGTCAACGTCGTGGGGAGCTTCGTCCTCGGGGCGCTGCTGGCCGCGCCGCTGGATAGCTCGCTGTTGCTCGTCTTCGGGACCGGCTTCTGTGGCGCGTTCACGACGTTCTCCACGTTCGCCTTCGAGACGGTCCGACTCGCGGAGACCGGCGACCCGCAGCGCGCGGCAGTCAACGCCGTCGTCAACCTCGTCGGGGCTGTCGCGGCCGTCCTCGCGGGCGGTGCGCTGGTGACGGCCGTCCTGTGA
- a CDS encoding DUF7382 domain-containing protein has translation MTDRSIRRDERAIEGLPIRLVIALVVGVACMGVMMNTISGLGSLGVSELDARPQPDVVGPGQTDVNVTVVDAEGSPVADATVVARSGSARLGGVETAETDRNGTATFSLSPTLGPNQMEGTVEFEVKPPSGNYADRRANAALLVVR, from the coding sequence GTGACCGACCGAAGCATCCGGCGCGACGAACGCGCCATCGAGGGACTGCCGATTCGGCTCGTCATCGCGCTCGTCGTCGGCGTCGCGTGCATGGGCGTGATGATGAACACCATCTCCGGCCTGGGCTCGCTGGGCGTCAGCGAACTTGACGCCCGACCACAGCCCGACGTCGTCGGACCGGGCCAGACCGACGTGAACGTGACCGTCGTCGACGCGGAGGGGTCGCCCGTCGCCGACGCGACCGTGGTCGCGAGAAGCGGGAGCGCACGCCTCGGCGGCGTCGAGACGGCCGAGACCGACCGCAACGGGACGGCGACGTTCTCGCTGTCGCCGACGCTGGGACCGAACCAGATGGAGGGGACCGTCGAGTTCGAGGTGAAACCGCCCAGCGGGAACTACGCCGACCGCCGCGCGAACGCGGCGCTGCTCGTGGTGCGCTGA
- a CDS encoding fluoride efflux transporter FluC codes for MTGPLWRRLYPFALIAGGGFVGAALRYWVALALPAAFPWGTLAANVGGTFLLGILLYEAHLADVLSAETRLLVGTGFCSSFTTYSTFAAETTHLSTQMAAANVAANYALGFLAVLLGQLVARWVS; via the coding sequence ATGACGGGTCCGCTGTGGCGACGTCTCTACCCCTTCGCGCTCATCGCGGGCGGAGGTTTCGTCGGGGCGGCGCTTCGCTACTGGGTCGCCCTCGCGCTCCCTGCCGCGTTCCCGTGGGGGACGCTCGCCGCCAACGTGGGCGGGACCTTCCTGCTCGGAATCCTGCTCTACGAGGCTCACCTCGCGGACGTGCTGAGCGCGGAGACGCGGCTGCTCGTCGGGACCGGCTTCTGCTCGTCGTTTACCACCTACAGCACCTTCGCCGCCGAGACGACGCACCTCTCGACGCAGATGGCCGCGGCCAACGTCGCCGCGAACTACGCGCTCGGATTTCTCGCGGTCCTGCTCGGGCAACTCGTCGCGAGGTGGGTGTCGTGA
- a CDS encoding HTTM domain-containing protein, giving the protein MASSGGGAVTDGRRARARAVAGRVLGAVRRRVAIDARALAAFRIALGLLVVADLALRSRNLVAFYTDRGVLPRAALFADYTGVYSVHALWGEAWIQALLFLVAALFGLALVVGYRTRLATVLSWALLLSLHVRNPMVLNGGDILFRMLLFWGMFLPLGERWSLDAARRDRQGRSTVASVATAALLIQMVLLYVTNAVHKLGGTQWRTGEAVVYVFSLDQFTVLLGNVLAEFYPLLRVFTYAWITLVVLSPLLLVLTGRLRAVLASLFAAMHLGMLVTMQIGLFPLVVVAGLLPFYPPVVWSAVERASERVGLTARTQTLRTRYREATERLPDVAPPALSRSAVLARARTAAGSALALGFLVLVVLSNAQAVGVADVPDDGEAVLEVTGTDQYWRMFAPDPLGTDGWYVVPANLTDGASVDALYDSAVDWDRPPNVDSRYPTARWRKYLRNVWTSGNWNHRSYFAHYLCGQWNRSHATGLDSLELYYMAQESQPYNETEPIRGHWLHTHDCAGPLDQ; this is encoded by the coding sequence ATGGCGAGTTCGGGCGGCGGGGCGGTAACCGACGGGCGACGGGCGCGAGCACGAGCCGTGGCCGGCCGCGTCCTCGGGGCCGTCCGCCGGCGCGTCGCAATCGACGCGCGGGCACTCGCGGCGTTTCGCATCGCGCTCGGGCTCCTGGTGGTCGCGGACCTGGCGCTGCGCTCGCGGAACCTCGTCGCCTTCTACACCGACCGCGGCGTGTTGCCCCGGGCGGCGCTGTTCGCCGACTACACCGGCGTCTACTCCGTCCACGCGCTGTGGGGCGAGGCGTGGATACAGGCGCTGCTCTTTCTCGTCGCGGCGCTGTTCGGCCTGGCGCTGGTCGTCGGCTACCGGACGCGACTGGCGACGGTCCTCTCGTGGGCGCTGCTGCTCTCGCTGCACGTCCGAAATCCGATGGTACTCAACGGCGGTGACATCCTCTTTCGGATGCTACTGTTCTGGGGGATGTTCCTGCCCCTGGGAGAACGGTGGTCGCTGGACGCCGCGAGACGCGACAGACAGGGGCGGTCGACCGTCGCCAGCGTCGCCACGGCAGCGCTTCTGATACAGATGGTCCTGCTGTACGTCACCAACGCCGTCCACAAACTCGGCGGCACGCAGTGGCGCACCGGCGAGGCCGTCGTCTACGTGTTCAGCCTCGACCAGTTCACCGTTCTGCTGGGCAACGTGCTCGCGGAGTTCTACCCGCTCCTGCGCGTGTTCACCTACGCCTGGATTACGCTGGTCGTCCTGTCACCGCTTCTGCTGGTGCTCACCGGCCGCCTGCGCGCGGTGCTGGCGTCGCTGTTCGCCGCGATGCACCTCGGGATGCTCGTCACGATGCAGATCGGCCTGTTCCCGCTGGTCGTCGTCGCTGGCCTGCTGCCCTTCTACCCGCCAGTCGTCTGGAGCGCCGTCGAAAGGGCTTCCGAGCGGGTCGGACTCACGGCGCGGACGCAGACCCTTCGGACCCGGTACCGGGAGGCGACCGAACGGCTGCCCGACGTCGCGCCGCCGGCGCTGTCCCGGTCTGCCGTCCTCGCTCGCGCCCGCACGGCGGCCGGGAGCGCGCTCGCGCTCGGCTTCCTCGTGCTGGTGGTCCTCTCGAACGCCCAGGCGGTCGGCGTCGCCGACGTGCCCGACGACGGCGAGGCGGTGCTGGAGGTCACCGGGACCGACCAGTACTGGCGGATGTTCGCGCCGGACCCGCTGGGCACCGACGGCTGGTACGTCGTCCCCGCGAACCTGACTGACGGGGCGAGCGTCGACGCACTGTACGACAGCGCCGTCGACTGGGACCGGCCGCCAAACGTCGACAGCAGGTACCCGACTGCGCGGTGGCGCAAGTACCTCCGGAACGTCTGGACGAGCGGCAACTGGAACCACCGCTCGTACTTCGCCCACTATCTGTGCGGGCAGTGGAACCGGAGCCACGCGACCGGCCTCGACTCTCTGGAACTGTACTACATGGCCCAGGAGTCCCAGCCGTACAACGAGACCGAACCGATACGCGGCCACTGGCTGCACACCCACGACTGCGCCGGGCCGCTCGACCAGTAG
- a CDS encoding metallophosphoesterase, giving the protein MKVGIVSDTHDNLDVVERAVEHFADTADVVIHCGDIVAPFAARPFDRDEFEFYAVRGNNDGEWALKQLVDEFGVYLGEMGELVLDDRHVAVYHGTSEAIVGALLDCGHYDYVLRGHTHEQVHDERDGTVHVNPGGIPTSPGGGEPPAAVVLDTESGDVSFTDLR; this is encoded by the coding sequence ATGAAGGTCGGCATCGTCTCCGACACGCACGACAATCTGGACGTGGTAGAGCGAGCAGTCGAGCACTTCGCGGACACCGCAGACGTGGTGATTCACTGCGGGGACATCGTCGCGCCCTTCGCCGCGCGGCCGTTCGACCGCGACGAGTTCGAGTTCTACGCGGTCCGCGGGAACAACGACGGCGAGTGGGCGCTCAAGCAACTCGTCGACGAGTTCGGCGTCTACCTCGGCGAGATGGGCGAACTCGTCTTAGACGACCGCCACGTCGCCGTCTACCACGGCACCAGCGAGGCCATCGTCGGTGCCTTGCTGGACTGCGGGCACTACGACTACGTCCTCCGCGGGCACACCCACGAGCAGGTCCACGACGAGCGCGACGGGACGGTCCACGTCAATCCGGGCGGCATCCCGACCAGTCCCGGCGGGGGCGAACCACCGGCGGCCGTCGTGCTGGACACGGAGTCCGGCGACGTTTCGTTCACCGACCTGCGGTGA
- a CDS encoding aminopeptidase: protein MNNSLREPAQTAVEQCMGLRPDESCLVVTDDERKAIAEALYAVARETTDDVAMIRYPPGDQHGEEPPEPVATAMTGADVVLAPTTKSLSHTTARMEANEAGARVATMPGITDGVFLMGLKADYESILRECGRIRDAVSDADEIRVTSPQGTDITVVPGDREWLEDTGIVSKPGQMTNLPAGEVFVSPETADGTVVVDGTMMPHGKLEAGQEIEFTVADGQVTSIEDDALRGDVEAAAEKVGEDAYNLAELGIGTNVAVTDLVGSVLLDEKAGGTVHFAIGDDHGIGGDVEAPIHLDGILREPTVYADGEVVDLPNSER from the coding sequence ATGAACAACTCGCTGCGCGAGCCCGCACAGACCGCCGTCGAGCAGTGCATGGGCCTGCGCCCCGACGAGTCGTGTCTCGTCGTCACCGACGACGAGCGCAAGGCCATCGCGGAGGCCCTCTACGCGGTGGCCCGCGAGACGACCGACGACGTGGCGATGATACGCTACCCGCCGGGTGACCAGCACGGCGAGGAGCCGCCGGAACCGGTCGCCACCGCGATGACCGGTGCGGACGTCGTGCTCGCCCCGACGACCAAGAGCCTGAGCCACACCACTGCCCGGATGGAGGCCAACGAGGCCGGTGCCCGCGTCGCGACGATGCCCGGCATCACCGACGGCGTCTTCCTGATGGGCCTGAAGGCCGACTACGAGAGCATTCTCCGGGAGTGTGGCCGCATCCGCGACGCCGTGAGCGACGCCGACGAGATTCGCGTCACGTCACCCCAGGGGACCGACATCACTGTCGTCCCCGGCGACCGGGAGTGGCTGGAGGACACCGGCATCGTGAGCAAGCCCGGCCAGATGACGAACCTCCCGGCCGGGGAGGTGTTCGTCAGCCCCGAGACGGCCGACGGGACCGTCGTCGTCGACGGGACGATGATGCCCCACGGCAAACTGGAGGCGGGGCAGGAAATCGAGTTCACCGTCGCGGACGGCCAGGTGACGAGCATCGAGGACGACGCCCTCCGCGGGGACGTCGAGGCGGCCGCAGAGAAGGTCGGCGAGGACGCCTACAACCTCGCGGAACTGGGCATCGGGACGAACGTCGCGGTCACGGACCTCGTCGGGTCGGTCCTGCTCGACGAGAAGGCCGGCGGCACGGTCCACTTCGCCATCGGCGACGACCACGGCATCGGCGGCGACGTGGAAGCGCCCATCCACCTCGACGGCATCCTCCGCGAGCCGACGGTGTACGCCGACGGGGAGGTCGTCGACCTCCCGAACAGCGAGCGGTGA
- a CDS encoding protein-L-isoaspartate(D-aspartate) O-methyltransferase codes for MDRAAERHALVDRLTDREDLDGDTTAAMRAVPRHLFVPEEKRGVAYEDTPLPIGEGQTISAPHMVAIMTGLLALDEGDEVLEIGTGCGYHAAVTAEVVDAEHVYSVEYHERLAERARETLDRAGYSGVSVAAGDGKGGWPAHAPYDRAYLTCAAADFPQAVVDQVRPGGILLAPLGKRRQSLVRARKRDDGSLAREEHGYVRFVPLQ; via the coding sequence ATGGACCGGGCGGCCGAACGCCACGCGCTGGTCGACCGCCTGACCGACCGGGAGGACCTCGACGGCGACACCACCGCGGCGATGCGTGCCGTCCCGCGGCACCTGTTCGTCCCCGAGGAAAAGCGGGGGGTCGCCTACGAGGACACGCCGCTGCCCATCGGCGAGGGCCAGACCATCAGCGCGCCGCACATGGTCGCCATCATGACGGGCCTGTTAGCTCTGGACGAGGGCGACGAGGTCCTCGAAATCGGGACCGGCTGTGGCTACCACGCTGCCGTCACCGCCGAAGTCGTCGATGCCGAGCACGTCTACAGCGTCGAGTACCACGAGCGACTGGCCGAGCGCGCCCGCGAGACGCTCGACCGGGCCGGCTACAGCGGCGTCTCGGTCGCGGCCGGCGACGGGAAGGGCGGGTGGCCGGCCCACGCACCGTACGACCGGGCCTACCTCACCTGCGCGGCGGCGGACTTCCCGCAGGCCGTCGTCGACCAGGTCCGACCCGGCGGTATCTTGCTCGCACCGCTGGGGAAGCGCCGGCAGTCGCTCGTCCGTGCGCGCAAGCGCGACGACGGCTCGCTGGCGCGCGAGGAGCATGGCTACGTCCGGTTCGTCCCGCTGCAGTGA